Part of the Candidatus Poribacteria bacterium genome is shown below.
CGAAAAACTACACGCCGATATTGATACCGTTTTACAGGAAGCGTTGTTCACAACGGCAAGCATTGGGATAAAGGTGGTTGCGGTTGAAACAGGGGAAGCGATTTATCAAAAAAATGCGCACAAGCTACACCACCCCGCCTCCACAACGAAACTCTTCACGGCAGCGGCTGCTTTGGCGAAATTGGGATCGGATTACCAGTTTGAAACAACGCTCTATGTCGATGCGGATGCGAATACACAAGTGATAGAAAACATCTACCTTAAAGGCAGAGCGGATCCAGTGCTTCAACCAGATGATATAGTGCAATTGGCTGACCTGTTACTTGAATCTGGTGTGAAGTTGATAGAAGGTGATGTCGTTGTTGACGAAACATATCTTGACACCGTTCGGGAGGGTCCAGGATGGATGTGGGACGATAGACCATTTCGGATGAGTGCTTTAAGCATCAGACAAATAGAACCCGATCCGGAAACAAGAAGCAGAGCACTGTCGTGTGGCTATCTATTGAAAATCGAACTCGAACAAAAAGGCATTGAAGTGGCAGGTGATGTCGTCTCAGGAACAGTCCCACCAGACGCACGCAGCGTTGCCAAGCATTTATCGCCACCGCTCGCCGATATTCTCAAACGAATGAACAAACCGAGTGACAATTGGATCGCTGAACTGCTCTTCAAAACCATAGGAGCAGAAGTGATAGGTGAACCCGGAACGTGGAGGAAAGGACGAGATGCCATCAATGAATTTTTAACTGAAATCATGGGCAAACCGCCGCCGCATCGGTTCGTTGACGGTTCCGGGCTTTCTCGGTACAACCTCCTCAACGCCGAATTGCTCACGAAACTGCTCGTCTACATGTATCAGAACTTTGAGTTGATGCCAGAGTATCTGGCATCGCTCCCGATTGCTGGCGTTGATGGCACCTTAAGCAATCGGATGCAAGGCGTGTCCGCCGAAAAGACATTACGTGCGAAAACTGGCACTTTAAGCGGTGTTTCTGCGCTTGCGGGTTACACCGTAACTGCAGACGGTGAGGTGTTCGCATTCGGCATCCTCATCAGCCATTATGTCGGTCCAGCGACACCTGCACGGAACATCCAAGATAAAATTGGGAATTATCTGGCCGGATTTAGCCGCCATCCGGTTAGTAACATTACCGGTAAACTCTCCGAAAACGAATAGGAACAACTTGGGCATGTTGCTCTATAAACGTGATTCTCTTGTCATATAGGCTTTCATGTGGTATAATAGTCGCGGTTTTGAGGGACTTATCTAATAAGATGGTGTAATTTTATTATCCGCAGCGTCCTAAGAATTCGCTGCTGGTATTCCAAGAACAGATACACCCGTTAATACAACAAACACACTACATGACTCTTTTATGCGAATTGTTAGAGAAAATGAGTTGGCGAAATTTGCAGAGCGACATCCAAATACTCATACCTCCCTCAACCATTGGACACAATTGATGAGAGAAGGAAGTTTTAAGTCAATTATTGACCTGCGTGAAACGTTCGGACGCGTTTCACCAGTGAAGGTTCAACCTCGAAGGTTTAATCGAGAGTCAATAACATTGACAGTTTTCAACATTAGTGGCAACGATGCTCGTCTTATCACGGTCGTGCAATACGCGCAACAGGTCGTGTTTATCGATCAAGTGCTAACACACGATGAGTATGATACAGGAAATTGGAGAAAGTAGACCATGTTAACTGAAAGACCTCCGACACCGAATGTATCGCCAACACCCATTTCTTTCGGACTTAATGTCTTATTAGAGAAAACAGACCTTAGCGCACTCCTCCAAGAACAAGCTATTGCTGAGTTCAGTTCCGAGCATCTACAAACACTGATGTGGAAAATCGTTCCTGAAGTTCCAATGTCTTTTTCCAAACCAATAAAAGCATCGGAACAAGAACAGATTGAATTGGATCCATATCCAGAAAGCGACTACCAATGGCTTCTGGAAGTACTTGAAACCCTAAGCGATATAGTGAGTCGGAACGTAAATAACGACTTTGCTGCACTGACCGAAACCGACTATGAACAACTTGATGCAGTGCTAAAAGAACTAATCTATATCGTTGGTGACGATGAAAAGCATCGCTTGGCATCATTGATGGACTTCACTGGTGTCCTCATCACAAAGTATGAAAATGAATACTTTCCAAAACTGACAGACTTGTTTCCTGAATTAGCAGAAAATGTAAATTTAAACGACATAAAAGATGAGAATCAACAAGATAATTCTACCAAGAAGCTAGAAAAACCTACAAATGTTCTTGCAGCAGAGGCTTTTCTTTCTATCGGTAACCTTCTTTCGGACGGAGATAAGAGCAATGAAGCAATTTCCGCTTATAATCAGGCAATTCTGTTGAGCCCTGATTATGCCGATGCCTACTACTATCGGGCTGAGGCAGAACGCTCGCTTGAAAAGTATGAATCTGCGCTTGACGACTTCAATGAAGTCATTCGGATTACCTCAGCTGATCCTTATGCCTACTTCAAGCGTGCCGATGTAAAGTGCGCCCTGAGTCAATACGAGGCTGCCATTGCTGATCTCAATGAAGTTATCCAATTGAATTCAGATGAAATTTTACTTTATTTCGCTTACCTCCTTCGCGGTTGTGTAAATAGGATACTGGGTCAATACAAGGCTGCTATTGCTGATGCTGATGAGGCACTCCGATTAAATTTGGATGATCCTTCCGTCTATATTGCTTACGCCACCCGTGGTAGTGCAAGGAGTGCTTTCGGTCAACATGAGGATGCTATTAGTGATTTTAATGAGACCCTTCGGCACAACTCGAATGATGTCGGAACCTATTTTATGCGCGGATACGCCAGGTCCTTACTAGGTCAACATGAGGATGCCATTGCCGACTATGACGAGACAATACGCCATAAGTCAGATGATGCCGAGGCTTACTTTAGACGAGGAATTAGTAAGGTAATCCTGAATATGTTTAAAGCTGCTATTGCCGATTTTGATGAGAGTATTCAACTCAAAATAGATGCCCCATGTGTTTACCTCGCACGAGGAATTGCGCAGTTCATGGATGGTCAATATGAGTTAGCGATTACAGATATCAATGAAACTATTCGGCTAAAACCTGATTCTGCTGTAAACCATACAGGTTTTGCTTACACTATGCGAGGATTTGTGAAATTTGTAACAGGTCAATATGAAACTGCGATTGACGATCTTGATAATGCCATCCAGATTAAATCCGATCCTTCTCTAGATCACATAGATCTTGCTTATATTCTTCGTGGCAAGGTAAAAAGTACCATCGGTCAATACACAGAGGCTGTTGCTGACTATAGCGAGGCCATTCGGATTAACCCGGATTTGTCAAAAATTTACGAAAACAGAGCGGAGGCAAAACGAGAATTATGTCAACTTGAGGAGGCTATTGCTGATTATGATAAGGCTATACAGTTAAATCCGGAGGCTTCTACCTATTATAATCGTGGATATGTAAAAGGGCAGTTAGGAAAACACGAGTCTGCAATTCGGGACTATAGTGAAGCTATCCAGATTAACCCAAACGATGCACATGCTTACCACAATCGCGGAATCGACAAGGGCAAAATAGGTCAACATAAGCAGGCTATTACTGATTTTAATAAGACTATACAGTTAAATCCGAATGATATCTATGCCTATTGCAACCGCGGAATTGCCAAAATCTTACTTAGCGAATACGAAGATGCCATTATTGACTGTACAAAAGCTATTTGCCTAAGCCCGGATTATGCCGGAGCTTACCATACCCGAGGCGTAGCAAAAGCCCTCTTATGTAAAACTCAGGAAGCAAAAAAGGATTTCCAGAAAGCCTGGGAATTGGCAGAACAAATTGGAAATCAAGTTCTCAAAACTGAGATAGAACAATCACTTCAAAAACTTGAAAATACCGAGTAAACAACAATATGAAATTGGTCGGTGGTTCACCGATAATTCCCTTTAATCAAACCGTGACTCAATCTCAGGTGGTGGTTCCCCCACAGCGGACTTTCCATCTTTCAACAACGGTTCAGCGTTGCCCCATAGACGACTCCCATCATGTGAAAGCAGAGGTTCCGCGGAATACTGCGCAAGATACGCACGCCGTAGACTGTTCGTGTAGTTCGTCCCGCTACAGTGGAAATTGATGCTCGTAAACGCCACAATGCTCCCCGCAGGAACGATAGCAGGTACACCCTTTTCCGGTCCGAAATAGCCCACCATATCGTTACTTTCATCGTCGCGGATGTGTTTTACCCATGAACGGACACCGATATGGGAAAACGGCATCACGTAGACCGTCCCATTCTCTTCAGACATATCATCAAGGGCACACCAACAGGTAAGGTACGGCTTGTGATCGGGATAACCGACATAGCCCGAATCCTGGTGCCAGCTGAATTTCATTCCCTCTTCTGCTCCCTTGACGACGTACTGCTCCCAGAAGAGATACGCCGTATCGCCTAAGGTCGCACGGCAGACATCCGCCATCAGATCGCTGAACAGAAATTCGCGAAGTTTAGGCTGTTGCCTGAAGCAGTTTGAGACGAAATACCGCTTTCCGCGATGATTGAGACCGAGCATTTCTGTGTCCTGCCGCTCCATCTCAGCATCCGCCTGATTGATAAAGGTCCCGCACTCACCGCGAAGCAGTTCCAAAAGCGGTTCCGGGATAACGTTCTCTAAAATGAAATAGCCTTCCTCTTGGTATTGCTGTTTCTGTGCATCAGTTATGTTCATAAACTTCTACCTATAACGTGACGCTGGCGAGGTTTCAAACCTCGCCAGCAATATGGGAGTATAAATTCTATTCGATATTTATTGGACGGACGATCTGGCCGTTGCTTTCCCAATACGTATGCTTTCCGGTGATGTAGTCAGAGTCCCCAGCAGGTTGGATGTTCCCTTTCGTATCAATGGCTCTGGAGACGACAGTATGTTCCCCCTTCGATGGGCTGTTCCAATCAAGATGCCAGATTTTCCATGCGAATTCGGCATCTTCTTCCGAGTCTATGGTCGCTTTTTGCCACGCACCGCCATCAATGCTTACTTCAACGGTTTTGATAGGTGCCCCCCACGCGGCACCGTAGATACGGTATCTATCACCGATGCGCGTTACTTTCGCCGCTAACGATTTCAAGTTTGCCCTACCAACTGAAGTCTCCATCCACACCGATTCGCCATCGGGACGTTTCTCCTCGCGCATCGTGACATAATCGCGTCCCATAAACCGTCCCATATACCGGGTATTGCGCACCTCAATACGTTTGAGCCATTTGACACAAGCAATACCGTACCATCCGGGAGTGATCAAGCGTAGCGGCGCGCCATTCGCATGTGGTAACGGTTCACCGTTCATCTCATAACAGAGGAGGTTGGTGTCTTCCAGTGCGTCTTCAACGGACATACTCCGTGCGAAGTTCTGACGCATCTTTACACCCCGTCGTTCCTCTTCGCCAACATCGTGCCCGAAGAAAATTACCTCAATGCCGTTTTCTTGGATACCAGCCTCCTTGATAATCGGCGCGAGGGGTGTGCCAGCCCATTTAGCATTGCCAATTCCACCTGTGAACGTCGCAAACCCATGGTTGCCGGAGCACTCCAACGTAAAGGTTACCTCCTGCCGTGGACGTGCTTTAATATCTTCAATTGTGAGCATCAACGGGTTGTCAACCAAACCGCTAATCTCCAGTTTCCATGTCGCGTGATCAACTTCAGGTGTGCCGTAGTGGGAAACATTGAAGAATTTATCGTTCGGTGTGATAAAGGTATCAAGCTTACTCCAATCCAACAAAACTCGCTCTGAAGGTGGCGGTTGATCGGTGAACGGAATAAGCACTTCACCCTCACGACGTGGAAAGGCGTAGACTGCCCACGGACTGAGCAGCAGCCCTGTAAGCGTCATACCGCTCTGTCGCAAAAAATCTCTGCGATCCATGGTGCCTCCTCATTTTTCGGTAGACGTGGTTTTAAGCGTTCGTT
Proteins encoded:
- a CDS encoding phytanoyl-CoA dioxygenase family protein, which gives rise to MNITDAQKQQYQEEGYFILENVIPEPLLELLRGECGTFINQADAEMERQDTEMLGLNHRGKRYFVSNCFRQQPKLREFLFSDLMADVCRATLGDTAYLFWEQYVVKGAEEGMKFSWHQDSGYVGYPDHKPYLTCWCALDDMSEENGTVYVMPFSHIGVRSWVKHIRDDESNDMVGYFGPEKGVPAIVPAGSIVAFTSINFHCSGTNYTNSLRRAYLAQYSAEPLLSHDGSRLWGNAEPLLKDGKSAVGEPPPEIESRFD
- a CDS encoding sulfite oxidase; protein product: MTLTGLLLSPWAVYAFPRREGEVLIPFTDQPPPSERVLLDWSKLDTFITPNDKFFNVSHYGTPEVDHATWKLEISGLVDNPLMLTIEDIKARPRQEVTFTLECSGNHGFATFTGGIGNAKWAGTPLAPIIKEAGIQENGIEVIFFGHDVGEEERRGVKMRQNFARSMSVEDALEDTNLLCYEMNGEPLPHANGAPLRLITPGWYGIACVKWLKRIEVRNTRYMGRFMGRDYVTMREEKRPDGESVWMETSVGRANLKSLAAKVTRIGDRYRIYGAAWGAPIKTVEVSIDGGAWQKATIDSEEDAEFAWKIWHLDWNSPSKGEHTVVSRAIDTKGNIQPAGDSDYITGKHTYWESNGQIVRPINIE
- a CDS encoding tetratricopeptide repeat protein, with the protein product MLTERPPTPNVSPTPISFGLNVLLEKTDLSALLQEQAIAEFSSEHLQTLMWKIVPEVPMSFSKPIKASEQEQIELDPYPESDYQWLLEVLETLSDIVSRNVNNDFAALTETDYEQLDAVLKELIYIVGDDEKHRLASLMDFTGVLITKYENEYFPKLTDLFPELAENVNLNDIKDENQQDNSTKKLEKPTNVLAAEAFLSIGNLLSDGDKSNEAISAYNQAILLSPDYADAYYYRAEAERSLEKYESALDDFNEVIRITSADPYAYFKRADVKCALSQYEAAIADLNEVIQLNSDEILLYFAYLLRGCVNRILGQYKAAIADADEALRLNLDDPSVYIAYATRGSARSAFGQHEDAISDFNETLRHNSNDVGTYFMRGYARSLLGQHEDAIADYDETIRHKSDDAEAYFRRGISKVILNMFKAAIADFDESIQLKIDAPCVYLARGIAQFMDGQYELAITDINETIRLKPDSAVNHTGFAYTMRGFVKFVTGQYETAIDDLDNAIQIKSDPSLDHIDLAYILRGKVKSTIGQYTEAVADYSEAIRINPDLSKIYENRAEAKRELCQLEEAIADYDKAIQLNPEASTYYNRGYVKGQLGKHESAIRDYSEAIQINPNDAHAYHNRGIDKGKIGQHKQAITDFNKTIQLNPNDIYAYCNRGIAKILLSEYEDAIIDCTKAICLSPDYAGAYHTRGVAKALLCKTQEAKKDFQKAWELAEQIGNQVLKTEIEQSLQKLENTE
- the dacB gene encoding D-alanyl-D-alanine carboxypeptidase/D-alanyl-D-alanine-endopeptidase — encoded protein: MKTFSIFLCCGIILFSGCGIFTSKPVEIQIPAASLDPLEKLHADIDTVLQEALFTTASIGIKVVAVETGEAIYQKNAHKLHHPASTTKLFTAAAALAKLGSDYQFETTLYVDADANTQVIENIYLKGRADPVLQPDDIVQLADLLLESGVKLIEGDVVVDETYLDTVREGPGWMWDDRPFRMSALSIRQIEPDPETRSRALSCGYLLKIELEQKGIEVAGDVVSGTVPPDARSVAKHLSPPLADILKRMNKPSDNWIAELLFKTIGAEVIGEPGTWRKGRDAINEFLTEIMGKPPPHRFVDGSGLSRYNLLNAELLTKLLVYMYQNFELMPEYLASLPIAGVDGTLSNRMQGVSAEKTLRAKTGTLSGVSALAGYTVTADGEVFAFGILISHYVGPATPARNIQDKIGNYLAGFSRHPVSNITGKLSENE
- a CDS encoding type II toxin-antitoxin system HigB family toxin, with translation MRIVRENELAKFAERHPNTHTSLNHWTQLMREGSFKSIIDLRETFGRVSPVKVQPRRFNRESITLTVFNISGNDARLITVVQYAQQVVFIDQVLTHDEYDTGNWRK